GATCATTAATAACTCATTACTACAATTTAGGTCAACAGCAATGGGCACAGTCACATCCCAATTCATTTCAAGGTCAGCCTGGGCAGTATCAGCAACCTGGCTACGGCCCGCAACCCGGATATGGCCCACAACCTGGATATGGCTACAATCCTGGGAAATAATGCTGTCATCGCGTGGGACATTTTCATTTTGCTTTGGGTACTTTGTAATATTGTTTGATTCATTTGATACGACTGTAATATACAACTAATGATACACGCATACATCCGAAATGACTGGGCACAGAGCCAAAAAAGTATCGAATGATGCCTAAATATATCGGTGTGATAAAAATACAACCACTCTGGCGAGATGGTCACACTATCGAGTGTGCGTAGACCCTGTTTGTTGTCAAGATAACAAGCGTGGATCAGTAAGTTTGAAAACAGCGCTTGGCGGAAATTGCAAGTCTGGGATACGGCAAAAACAAAAGAGTCTCCAGCCGAGATCTGCTAACAATAGCGCCAGCAGATCACATATGCAATACATGCATGATAAAAGCCATGAATTGGATAATACAGCTTACCGTAAGAGCATCTCTCGCATTTCCAGTCTTTCAGCCCTGCGCCTGTCAGCCCCCCGAACAATGTTGCCCACCACTTCGTCAACTGGGATGATGACTGAAGCGCCGATCTTTACTGGACTGGCCGCAGTCGGAACCATCATTGAACGACGATGTAGCCTTCTATCTTCGGCGGACTTGGCCGGCGATATATCTTCTAGCACAGGGTCAACTGTCCTTCGTATAATGAGTCCAATTCCCCTGAGCGGGTGAGCCGGGCACGAACGGCCTAAGACTAGGATTGAGAGTTGGAgtgagtgcaacaagagtcAAAAACGCCTCGTTGGTAAATCGTGACAAAGGACTGGGTGGCGCTCTCCTTCTGGTGTGGATGGATATGGCCGCCGTACATCGGCATGCGAGCAAACATATACTTCAATCGAAGATGTCCATACTCGGGTGATCGCAGCACGGAACGTGAGTCTGGATTACGGAAAAATGTTAACATCAAGTATCTTGGCAAACTCCAAGAAAGGCGGGGCGATATGCTACCCAGTGCGTAGATACGTGAGACACAGTGATATCACTCACACTTCTCCCGTTGCTACCGCTTCACGAAATTGTAGGCCATCCATCCTGTGAGCCCAAAGATAAAAGTCCGGTTGACAATCAAGTTCGTATAGAGAAATCAACAAATGAGTAGGTATTCTCCCCGCTCCCCTGCGATAGTGAAATTAACTCACCCGGCGGTAACCCAGGCACAATCCCGCTTTAGCCGGTGGGCAGCCAAAACTGCAGTCCGTTCCATCCATTCTGGAGACGAAGGGTCCCGATAAGAAGAAAAAGTCAGTTTCACTAGCCAAGCCAGGCACCAATCAAACACCCATGAGCTGACCGCCAAATAATACACCAACACTATTCGCGTGTTGTGGCATCACGATTTGGATGGTGCATGCAAGTGTGTCCTCCATGTGTATCATGCGGGGAAGGCCGAATCCACTGGTAGGGCTAGCCTCGGATCTAACTCCCCAGTGGCGAGATGATCGCCCAGGGCGCGGCTCAGTTTGCGTGGTCGGAAAACATCGGATGGAGATAGTGTCAACGCGTTTGGTGATGGTATTGCGTTGTGTAGTACCCCTGACTCATGGACGAGATTAGAGGCCGGAGCCACTCCGCCGGAGCTCTTACCCAATCGAAAGATAAAAATCGGGTTAGTTTAATCCCTTGGATGACCTTTTGATCAATACGTACTTGAGTAGGGACTATGGGCATGGATTCAGGCCTCAACTCGACCCATGtaggtcttcttcctctcTTTCGCTTCTCTAAATGTGCTCAAGGTACGCGCGTGGTGCGGCTGGTGCATCCGGCCCGTACACCTCAACTCAGCTCGCACGATATCCCCATCATCGATGTGGACATGCGGGTCCTGTGCTTCCAAAGCATCGGCAAGCAACTCCAGTTCCAGGCTGCGTAGCTCCCGCGCTTGTCGATTATCTTGTTCCGCTCTGGGTGAGGCCCTACCCGATCCGGGAGCCGACGACTGGGACGACCCAGACTCGGAGGCCCATTGTCGCTTCGCATGCGCCGGAATCATGTCAACCACAGCCTTACGAAGACCTGTAAAGGTCTTCAGGTGGACGGGAAGTACGCATAACTCTACGTCTTCCAGCGAATAGATACCGCTTTTTCTCAATTAGTGTACGTGGGACGATTGATGCGATCACGGCTTTCTTGCGCGGTTGATTAGATTTCGATGCAGAGTTACCGAGTCGAGAGGAGAGGTCCTGGTGCGAAGATGGTGCAGGGGCAAGAGCCACAAACGTCAGTATGCTAAGTCAATAGCGAAGTAAGTTCAATCCATCAGGCTTTCGACTAAAGAGGCGCGCACCGTGACAGCAGTAAATCAATTCGCCAGAGTCCATGTCTTCAAGGAGTACTCGTACTCCGGCCTCTATGGAATAATATCAGGAATGCTTGACACTATCGAGCACCGTCAAGACTGACCGAGCGAAGATCCCCAAGCTCGGTTAATGCAGGCATCAATGTGGATAAGGTCGCCTGACTTGATTTCCCTGACAAGAACGACTCGATCAAGCTGATAGTGCGCAATTTAAATCAGTGTGCCTTCGTGCCGCAACACCAGCCGCGACGTCGATGATTTTGAGCATTTCGCCAGCGTAAAGGCGACCATGTTCGTCTAGACAGACACGCCAAATTAAATGATCAAGGGTGATTCAGTAGGCCAAATAACATTACCAGTGATGTCAGGTGTTACACGACAGACATATGTACACTACTCGCTGACACTGGTTTTTGGCGGAGGGGGGTATCCCTTGGTCGGCGGTTCGGCGCGTTGCTCATTGCGGAGAAGCGGGAGCCAATTGTCCGAAAAGTCGACGTATTCCAGCCTTGCCAGTACGCATGTAGCGTCAATGCAGACGAGCAGTGCCTTGTTCTGCCACACCAGGTCGTTGGTAACAGAGGCTACCATGACTGCCAGTAGAATTCGTGGAGAATGTGTAGCCGGTTGGATCTCTTCGAGTCGAACCAATGAAAGCCCACAACAGTTTTGTGCGAGTGGCTATACAAGAGAGCAACGAAACGAAATGCCAACAAGTATGGCCGTTTTTTTGCGAGATGTAGGTAATAATCACCGGAACACTCCAGCGAGAATAGCGTGATTATACTACGATACAAGTACGGCGGGCTATCTTCCCAGCCACGTCCAGACCGATGTCGCCTACCATGACTGCCAGAGTAGAATTCGTGGAGAATGTGTAGCCGGTTGGATCTCTTCGAGTCGAACCAATGAAAGCCCACAACAGTTTTGTGACGAGTGGCTATACAAGAGAGCACAGACCGTAACGAAATGCCAACAAGTAGTGGCCGTTTTTGCGAGTATCCTGTAGGTGTAATCACCGGAACACTCCAGCAGGAGAATAGCGTGATGTTATACTACGATACAAGTACGGGAGCGGGTTCTATCTTCCCAGCCACGTCCAGACCGATGTCGCCTGAGCAGGTTGGTCGGATCTTCACGGAATGATCAAGCCACAGTTGATGCGTATGTGTTCCGGAGATCAGGCGAATGACAGTCCAAGATACTGACCCAGGAGGTCCCGAAGTAAAACGAAAGCACAGAAATCCTGTA
The nucleotide sequence above comes from Rhizoctonia solani chromosome 3, complete sequence. Encoded proteins:
- a CDS encoding thioesterase superfamily protein, coding for MVASVTNDLVWQNKALLVCIDATCVLARLEYVDFSDNWLPLLRNEQRAEPPTKGYPPPPKTSLDRVVLVREIKSGDLIHIDACINRAWGSSLEAGVRVLLEDMDSGELIYCCHGPLLSTRGIYSLEDVELCVLPVHLKTFTGLRKAVVDMIPAHAKRQWASESGSSQSSAPGSGRASPRAEQDNRQARELRSLELELLADALEAQDPHVHIDDGDIVRAELRCTGRMHQPHHARTLSTFREAKERKKTYMGRVEA